ACCGGACCGGGCTGCACGAGTGACGTCAAAATCAGGGACTCCCGCGTTTCACCCCCACAAACGGCGTCGTTCCAAAAACGGAGGCACCTGTTGGAGTTTGGGGGCAGAAAAGAGAAGTTGTGAACAGAAAAATAAGAATTCTGAGACCGTTTTGGGACTCCGATGAACATTTGTGGCGCTTCAGGTTTTGATGTCAGGCTGCAAGGACAACCCAGTGACCTCCCCTCGGAGGTCACTGGGTTGTCTGTGGCGTTTGATACCTGCTGGCGTGACTCCGCCCGAGGTTCCGCATCTCCAGGATAAGACCTGACCACGGTGAGCTGATCTTGTAGTCTGAGTGCTGTaagatgcgtgtgtgtttggggggaggTTATAAGAGGATTTGAGCGTCCAGGCCTGCACGGTGCACGTGAGGGCCAGACTCGGTGACCTCTGCACCGCGGTGATCTCAGTGTCCCACATTCATCAAAACCTACGAGGTAAACACAAGTGGCAAGGTTAAGAAAGGAGCTTTGAGGCGTCGCCGCGCTGCTGAAcggtcaaataaaaacacacatgtggaaCTCTGACCATCCGTGGTCAAACGCGCCACCGCACACGTGCTGCGTTGGACGGATTTCTGGCGTCCGCAAAAATGGCAGCTGGGTGGTGAGAATCCCGACAATCGGAGGAATGAGCAAGGGCAAAGATTCCGGCCCAAATCAGAAGTGACAGAAGAGTGACAGTAAAATAAATCTGTCCAGAATAGCCGGCAAGCGGTGGTCAAAAATAGAGTGAGAAAACAATGACTAACGAGGAGGCGTCATCCGAAGGAGCCGAAGTGTCGCCTCTCGGCACCTCCGGTGATGTTAACAAGCCGGCAAAATGACAAGGATTGATGGACGCGTGCGATGAGTCCTGGAAAGAGACACTTCAAGTGCACCTTCATGCTGAAGTGGAGATCTGCGGCACAGCGCACTGCAGCTCACATCTTTACACTTGCTCCTTCACGGGATATTTAGCAAGCTCAGCTGCTCTGGAAACTTCAacagttgcaaaaaaaaaaccctgcaacTCAGCCCTCATTTAGTCCTCAAACTGAGATTTTGCCTGATCAAGAGAGCTCGATGCTGGAGTTGCTGCCCCCGTGTGGACATATGTGGGAAAACAACAAGTACAACATTATGATAGCTTCATTTTGCTCCTCATGTGTCTCCTAACAGCAGCTCTGGTCCCGCACCTACAATGCATCATCTAAATTCTCAATCTAAACCCGAATAAACGTGTTTCCACCCCGAGTACAACAGACGCTCTATCAATAAATGATGAACAAGGAAAAGTGAAGCAGCCGACCAAAGACAGGCAGCAACGTTTTGATTTAGTTCTTTTATTCTCATTGCGAAGCCATCACCCACGTGCGTGAGGACTTGTCCGTGCATGTCTATTATGGTCTCGCCTTAAGTTTCGGGAGCGGTGGAGCAACATTACCTGTTTGTATCAACAGATGGCAGCAGGAAATAAGCCAGGATGCAAGGACGCGTTATTGGGGACGCGTTTGGCTTCAGCCGATGGCTTCCTCGAGCTGAAATGTCCTTTTTAGAATCACAGCGAGAATCTTAGGACCCTTCGCCAGTTATTTGCTTATTTAAACGGGCACTTTCAGCCAATCGAATGTGTCATTTGTGAAACAGGTCGAGTCGATGGAGATTGATCTAACTATATATAAGTATCTCTTCTGCAGACAGTGACGAGTCCATTCATTCTCattcattgttgttttttttcccagtcagGTGTCTCTCAGATTTCAGCCTGGGGGAAACAGTCAGCAGCGGGATGAGCAACAAGAAATCTGGGAAGAGTGCATCCTGTCTGGTGAACCAGAGGAAACAATCATTCGACACACGCGTATTTATAGACAGAGAGACGGATTTACAGGCTGTATAATAATCGGCGTAGGGGGTGAAGCGAATTCGTCCTGGCTGTTTACCCGTCATTGTCACTATCTGATCAAACAGCTTCCTGCAACAGCGCCCCTGCAGGCTGACAGCGGCACAGCGGCGCCCTAGCCAGCGTCATTCAGAGGACACAATAACACGAGCATCCGGTTTGGACCGTCAAAATAAAAGTGGACGTGTAGATCGGTATAAAATGGCATGGAAGAGTTTAAAGCGCTGCTCAAAGCGACATAAAAGGACAGGATTGTGATGGATGAATCGGATCTAATGGATCGCATAAatacacatgttgaactctgatTCCTTCAGAGATTAAGGTGACTGGATTTGTTGTGACGTGGTACCGCAACGGCGAAGACGCGGCCAAGCTCCGCGCTTTTATTTTGACGGCAGGTAAGCGCCGTACTTCCGGCTCCGTCTGCCCTTCCCGTCGGTGACTTGACGCAGGCAGCTcgtctgtagctgctgctggctgctgcggGCGTGCTATTTGCGGCAGCGGTGAGATCTCTGCGAAATGTCTTTTGTACTCCCGGGTGCttctttccccttttctttccttttgtgcTTTGCGAGGGTCAGATCACAGCGTTCGTAGCCATGCCGCGCGGCGGATTCAGCGGGCTGTCCTAGCTGACTGAGCCGCTCCAGCAGCGGTGGGTCCGGTGCAGCGCACAGCCGGGGATGAGGCCTACTTGTTAAAGCTCCCCCACCACCCCTCCATCGCGATGGCTGATGATCAACAACAACCTGGTCAGAAGCCTGCCTCGGGATTAGGCTCTCTTCCAGCGTTGGTGCCAGGACTCCAGGGGCCCGAGGCGAACGCGTTACAGTTCAAAATAAAGAATTCCATTTGGTAAGGATGAGCGCGACCCCCGAGCAGCCACACTGTCCTTTTCGCTAGCCGTAGCGTTCTAATTAGCGTATCTAGCTTGTGGGGAGGCAGGGGAGGATGTGAGCTGCACAAAGCGGTTGGAAAGAACGCGGCTGCTCCCGCGGAGAGGGCGCACGTTGACGCCCGAGCACGGCCGCAGCCGTCGGGGCCACGCCGTGCGCGGCCGCCGGGTTGTGCATTCACGACGCCTTAACGACGGGTGCGTTGCAGCAGCGGCGTCGTTAGCAGGAGGCCATGTGAGGGATGGCACCGAGTCCAGCGGTggagctgatgctgctgctgctgacaggtgTCACAGGCCGGACGCGGCTTTAACTCAAACACCTGATCACTCTTTCTGCTTATTACGGCGTTATTACGACACTGTGGCTTCCTGCCAGCCCGCAGGTGACGTTTTACTACGCGTCTGACCGAGACCCGAAATATGTTGCTGAGAACTGCAACATATTATCCACTAACAATGTATCCTATTGGTGTAAAAACATCACCACGTTCCCATTTACACAATGATTCATTTGTTCTTTATATCTGTAGGTTTGCATCTGATATGTTGTGCCTAAATTTCCCTTTTCTGGCTCTTTCGTGGTGAATATTTCAGCTTGTGAGAGGCCCACTGGTCCAAAACTTAGAATCATGTGTAAACACGTCAACCGCATTGAAACTCTCGACCTTCTTCTATGGTAGACAACCGTAGAGAAGACCGGAGGGTTCGTGCATATAAACCTGTGGTACTTTTGAAcacttttcagcattttttaaagattttaattcCCTCCGTGGCGTGTCCACGTGACACCAATTCTGCGGACGGGACGTGGAGGCGCCGCCAGCTGCAGGCAGGATGTTGTGGACATGGTGAATGTTTGCTGTGCAGACTGAAGCAAACAGCTAAAACACAACCTGAGAGGCTTCGAGTGTTTGAATTCCCTTAAACGGCCGCAGCTGAAGCTCGGCCAGGGACCCTTAGAAGCAGCTGTGGAGAGGTGAGACTCCTCCAGCCGCCAGTGTCTTCCACAGGATCGTCCAGGGGCACAAACAAAGCAGCTGCTTCACGGTTTAAATTTGCTATGCGCCGCGTGTGATGTTTTCCATGTAATAACGCGATAATAACAAGAGGTTGTCTGATGTGTTTGTCTCGTTGCAGCAAATCTGTACAATCAAAAGTGGACAGCATATTGGTGAGTATCTAAGCTCAGCTTCATCGTTCCCTCTTTGttattgtgggaaaaaaaatcacacgtAACTTGTTGTTGATGCGTCTTAGTTACGGGTGTGACGGCTGATTCTTGGAAATAAAGAGTTTTGTGTGCAGGCTGCAGCAAAGacagtgttttatttatgtctACATTACATAATACCTACAAACAGGAGTTATGGAggaacacattcacacatgttCTGCCATTTGTCCACACTAGACGCCTTTTGTTGGCCTCCGCTAAGTCACATTTACCTCCAAAAACATCTATTTATACACATTTTGCTGTGCAAAGTCTGCGCCGAAGTGTCGCACTCCTTCAGTTTGGCAACAAAGTCTTGTCAGAGGCAGAACTACAGATCTTTTTTAGCATCAGTGGACAGATTTAGTTCCTTTTCTGTGCTCGTCCTGATAAAATACACTCAATTGATGCATCAGATGCACAAAAACCTGAgcctttgtgttttttattattagtagtaacaTTTCCAGTAATATTTGAGCTGTAATATCAATAAACAGCAATAACTACATtaaaaagtgattaaatggcCGCCAGAAGAGGGAATTTCACAGATAATTTCAAATGATCCCCCCTCACTGCACATAcaactgaaaataaatgaaaggttGACTCAAAGCAGACTGAAAACCAACTTTGTTTGCTAAATTATTCACATTTACGTAATTAGATGTTGCTGTTGTACTCAACGCAATctccagggggcgctgctggaCAGACTAAACCTCttgttattaataatgtaaaacaaaggtgaatgtcTAAgtagaggacagaggacataaAAGTTTCACACGCTGCTCATTCAAAGGTTGGAAGAGCCGAATAGAATAAAGCTGGGTAGAAGAATAACTTTGTGTTCCTCAGAAGTCTCATTCTTGAtccttgttgtgttttttacaGCAAGATGTTGAGAAGTTTACAGACATCGAAAAGCTCTACCTCTACCTGAAGTTGCCTTCTGGTCCCAGCAGTGGCAATGACAAAAGGTACATTTCATCCAGGTTTGCTGCTTTCCTTTATCACAACTGTTGAAGCGGCGAAAAGTTCAGTTAAAAGTTTAAAACGGTTATTTCCCCTACAGCGTCGCCTATAGACGGAAAACACAAGCTGTAATTTTCAGCTGTGCAGTTTGATTCCTCATCATTATTGGAGATTATGTGCTCCAGGTTTGCTGTTGCGCAAATACCGTTTTCTCCCCcctgaccagcaggtggcagcagctctCAGTCACTTCTTGCCCTCAAAAGTGCCTCCTGAGTTTCTGCCTCTCGTCcagagggttgtttttttgtcttgatGATCCTCCACCATCCAAAAACACACTCCTGAACCTTCTAGGTCAGAAAGTCCTACTCTGCTTGTGGCGGTTGCTTATCAAGCAGTTTGTCCCCATATCTGTTCCACGCACACCCCCAACTTTGAGCTGAACTCTTCGCCTCTCCCAGACGATGGTCTTAAAAGTCCTGCATCGAGGGGACGTGACGGGGAAAACGCCGCCTCAGCAGACATGCTTGTTTTTGCTTTGGCGTCGTTTCAGTGATCAGAGTTCCATGTCATCGAGCCGTACTCAACAGATGTATGCGTTCAACTGGATACGGAACCACCTGGAAGAGCACCAAGAAACCTCCCTCCCGAAACAAGAGGTCTACGATGAATACAAGTGAGTGCGAGCAGTCAGAGCACAGCGGCGGGTGCTGTGATGTGGGATTCTGAACCGTCGTTAACCCTCTTTTTGTAGGAGTTATTGTGACAATCTGGGCTACAACCCCCTGAGTGCAGCAGACTTTGGAAAGATCATGAAGAACGTCTTTCCAACCATGAAAGCACGTCGCCTGGGCATGAGGGGGAAATCCAAATATCCTTTGTTTCTGATCGGTGTCTCTAACTAATACTCTAACTAATACTAATACTCTATAACTACTCTACTTCCTCTAAAACCTGCACGGGTCCAGAAACGTGCAGCCTGTAGCCACTGACGACCATCATCCTTTCAGAGGCCTTAACTCCTCCTCACATACTGCTACAGTGGTTTAAGGAAGAAAGCTTTCGTTCACATGCCATCTTTACCCAACCTGGATTTGCAGAAATCCGGCGATGGGGTGAGTACGAGAGTCTTGAACCTCTGAAGACGCCCGGCGCACATTCACTGGCTTTGTTCTGACTCTAGTGCGAGCTGATGGAGCCAACAGGCCAGTCCCCGAGTGCTGAGGATGACATGAGGTCGGCGGCCTGCGGATTGGTGTGTGAATGGGCCCAAAAGGTCCTGAGTCGTCAGTTTGATAACGTGGAGGACCTGGCACGCTTCCTGCTCAACAGCCACTATATCGGCACTAAGTCCATGGCTGCACTCACTGTTATGACTGGAACACCCACAGGTAGGTGCTCCAAACCTGCCCAACTCTCTCTTCTTCCCATGGCTTTCAAACAATTCCctccttcttttttcctgcGGCAGGAATGAAGACGCCAACACCAGCCTCTGCGTTTGTACCCACGGCCGAGGCCAACACTTTCCAGCCCCAGGTGAAAacccttccttctccttctgtcGATGCGAAGCAGCAACTGCAGCGCAAAAtccagaagaagcagcaggagcaaaAGCTGCACTCGCCCCTGCCCAGTGAGACCCCAATCAAGCGCACCGAAGCCAGTACCCCGGGCCCCACCATCCCCTGTGGGAGCCcggctctcctctctcctcagccCACCATAGGCATCGTGGTAGCAGCTGTCCCCAGCCCGGTCACGGTACGGACCTGCTTTTTCTCCCGAATGATCGTGCTGAGGCTTGATAAAGGTGCCTGAATGTTGAACTTACTCCTCCCCCCAGGTACAGAGAAACAGGCAGCTGATGACCTCGCCGAGCCCCGTGGGGACAGCAGAGGGGAAGGTGCTGCCTGTCAACTTTCAAGTGGTCGCCCAGTCTCTTAAACAGTCCCCCAAAACACCCCAGAACATCTCAGCCAGTCCAGTGAGCGACAGGCTGGCGCGACACGGCACGCGGTACGCTCAGATCCTGCCCAAGCCCTCTGCCACCAGTGCCATCACGCTCcgctctccccccaccctgCTCATCACCAACAGCCCCATCAAAACTGTGATGCCCACTTCCCACGTCAGCTCGGTGAACGTGGTGAAGATGACGGCCATCGCCCTGGCTCCCAGTAGCAGCAACGCCACCGCGCGCCCCGCCTCGGCGGGCGTGACCACCATCGCGGCTTCTGACGACTCCCAGACGACGCAGAGCGTGAGCGCCCTCACCCCCCACTCTCCCGTCGTCAGACCCGGTGCTCCGGTATCCTCCACAACTCTCTCCGCTGACGCCAAAGTTAAGTCTGAGGGCGGGAACGACGGGAGCGCCTCCCTTGGCACCGAGAAGACGGCTGTCGGGGCCAAAGAGGAGAGGACGTCAAAGTTCAGGGCTGCCAGCGAGCCAAACTTCCTGGTGAAGTGTTCGCTGGCGCCGGCAAGGCTAAAGAACGACGCGGCgtgctccccctcctctgtagctgcagctggGACTCAGGACAGCAATAACAGCAACTGCCATGACAGCACCCTGTACTTGACTGTTGATAATCAGAACGGCACCACATCGTCCAGTGACTCCTCCGCTGTTACCCTAGTGACCAAGGATCCCTCCCTGGATGCCAGGAGCGCTAGGAAGAGGACCAGCTCGACCGGGGAATCCCACGTCATTCCTGTGAAGAGGGTGTTCatctcccagcagccactggctGTAGTTGACAATCCAAAACCTGGAGTCAGTGCTGCAGTGAAGAGGATTCCCAGGCCAGGAACTCCTGCCCGACCGGAGAGCGCCCCCTGCAAAGTAACTGTTAAACACACTTCCACGGGGCCCCCTCAGATCCTTGCACTCTCCGACGCCCCCGTCACACACAGCCAGCCTGTTGTCAAACCTCAGGCCCTGGTGGTGAAACCCCAAGTCCTTTCTCTCAGCACTGACACCAGCACTGGACCAGCTGGAAACGACGCATCTGATCAGGTGTTGCTGCAGCAGATCAGCGGGGATCCTCGTGCCATACCAGCCAACTCAGGAGCACACAAAGCCTCTGTGATGAGCGACCTAAAGAGCACAATATGGGAGGAGGGACAGCTGGACGAGCTCCGCAAGCAGGCGTTTGCCCAGCAGATACCAGCAGAGCATAAACAAGCCCCTAGCGACCCACTCGCCATCGCAGCCCAGCCCTCCGAGGCCTCAGGCCAGCTCACGCTCACGCAGGAGATGGTGGACTTTGCCGGTTCCCAGCCCAACATGGACTACTTTCCGTTCAACGACGACGACATGACCCAGGACAGCATCGTGGAAGAGCTGGTGCAAATGGaggagcagatgaagctgaagggTCTGTTCAGTAGCTGCGTCGACGTGTCTTTGCCCGGCCAGCCATCCAGCAATCAGGGCTCCTTACTAAACGCCCACCAGGCCGGCGCCACCTTCTACCATTCtgcccacagcagcaccactccGGTCCAAACGCCCACCCCGACGCCCACTCCCACCCCGACGCCCACCCCGACCTCGGAAATGACACTAAGCCACAGCTTGACGAGAGAGAGCCCCTGTTCCCGGATGGCTCCCATCACCCCTGTCGACAGCGCCATGGGTCGCCACACCCCTATCAGCACGCCGCTGTccaactgcagcagcagtgtcCCCCCCAGCCCAGTGGAGTGCAGGAATCCCTTCGCGTTCACCCCCATAAACTCCAGCATTACCGGTTACCACGACGCCAGCATCGTCTCCAGCAGCCCCGTCAAGCCCATGCAGAGGCCCATGGCGACGCACCCCGACAAGGCCAAACTGGAGTGGATCAACAACCGCTACAACAGCAGCTCCGCGAGCCCTCTGTCCAACCACAGCATCGGCATTCTTCCCAGCTACCAAGACCTGGTAGACGACCAGTTTCGTAAGCCGCATGCCTTTGCAATACCCGGCCAGTCCTTTCAGCCTCAGCCCAGGCAGGATTCCTCTCACTTCGGCCGCTTGACTCCCATTTCcccggtgcagcagcagcagcagcagcagcagcaacagacgccgcagcagcagcagcagcagcaccagctcgtCACAACCGTAACCACGCCGACCAAACAGGAGAGTTTCGCCGTGCCTGCGCCGCTGGACAGCAAAGCGTCCACGTCATCCGCGTCCGGTACTTTCCGTTGCCGCAGCGTTAGCCCCGCCGTGCGGCAGAGGAACTTCAGCGGCAACTCCGGGCCCCCGACCACCACCACAAACACAGCCACCACGACCAGGGCGGTGCATTCCCCCTTCAACACCACCGAGGTGCTCAGCATCTTCTCCAACACCCAGACGGTGAGCTCTGTCCACAGCATGGTGCAGCGCAGCCAGTCGGTCCCCCTGAGCATCATGATGCAGAGCGAGATGTTGCCCGTGCAGGCTCAGAACAACACCGCCAAGATCACCACCGTTCTCCTCAGCAAGCTGGAAGCAGACGCAGACGACTCCGTTCGCGGGCTGGGAATAAACAACCTCCCTTCAAACTACACGGCCCGCATGGACCTCACACAGATGCTGGAGTCGACGTGCGGCTTCCCCGGAGGAACTTCCCACCAATCCCAGCTGCCCGTTGACTCCAGCCCCGCTGCTtttgagctccagcagcacggCTACCTCACCACCGGCAGCGGAGAGCAGGTGAATTTCTCCACTGGGGAGAGCCAAGCACAAGCAGGTCCCGGCGAGCAAGACCCGCCGCAGAACCAGGAGAATCCCGTGCCGGCGCCGccgcagcttctcctccagagcacacagcagcaggacggagaggacgagcagcagcagctggacttCAACAACACCGTCAAGGACTTGTTGGGAGACGACGGCCTCAACCCCAGCTCCCAGCTGGTGGGTCAGGTAGCCTCGGAGCTCAACGCCGTGGCGTCCGACTTTTCAAGTGACGTCAGACTGACCTCAGATCTGTCCAGTAGCATCACTGACCTTAACACGTTGGACAGCACCCTGCTGTTCGACCCcaatcagcagcaggaacagtaTGAAGACTCGACACTGGAAGAACTGAAGAACGACCCTCTTTTTCAGCAGATATGCAGTGATACTGTGAACTCCGGTTTTGACTGGCTAGAAAGCAAAGACCAGCCCACCACGGTGGAGATGCTGGGCTGATTCTACTCTATGATTTCTGTTCTCTGTCGTTCGTTTGGTGCATATGTGGTGTATCTGTTTCTGATCTATAGTTTGTTGGGATTTGTCTGGCCTTCGCCATTTGTTCTGTTTAAAGTGCCAGGCTTACCAGAAAAATCTCTCCCACTGATGTTCAGTTGACGTCTCtcctctttcatttattttcatctcttttttttttttgtcccacCCAGAGTTTCGTAACCACTTTTCTCCCTCGCGCGAGATGAAACATGCAACCTTTTCGGTGGCGGCACGCACTGGCGACGCAGGCCGGTAGGGAAAGAACGCTGGGAAAACGTAATCTTCCATGCTATAACCAATCAATAATGCAATATTTGCAATATATAACAGACAGTCGACGGGAGCGAGATCTGTTGGAGATTTGGCACAAGAGACCAAAAATCGTATGCCGTTGTGTGGTAATTTCAGTGTGTGCAGTTCCAGCTGGGCCAAACGGAGGCAACATTGGGATTGTCGCGAGTGCACGTAGTTGTAGTACGTTTGCCTGCCATATCTGACTATAGACAAGGTGGCAGGAATGCTGCCAGGTGCTGACTTTATCACATGATCTTTATACTTTATCATATACCAAATCAGTGGGAAACTGATGAACGCCTGAGCATTGTCCAACAGTGCACGCGCAGTTTCTGCCCAATCTCAAATTTTCTAAAGCCTATACTTCTTGTACTGTTTAATATTATGAATTAATAAAGGGAGCAGATGAATCAGTGGAGAGAAGATGGGAATTGGGGGCCACTTTGTGGACTAGTCGCTGAGAGAGACCGACAACTGGCTGCCTTATTCCCAAAGTCCAAGGCCTTACGCCATCTGTGGAGTGACTGTATATAGTAGAGCATTACGTTTTCAGAACCATCCAGAGCTTTGTCATATCAAGGCAGCTGTTCCTGATATTTTCAGTACCATTTTCACGTTTGGTTTTCTGCGTAACACAACAGCGTTTGTATAGAATAATGGCTACTTTGTTCGTGCCCTGATGAGTGATGGAGTTAGGTGAATTTGACATGCTGCCATTTAGTGAAATCCAAGGCAAGTCCATGCTCAGTCATgaggatgttgtttttttatggcATGTTATACTCCCAGCCtggggaaacaaaagaaaatatatatgtatatcaaTGGTATGGAGAAGGCTTATAGAGGCTGACATATACATCGTATTGTGATGGAGAGAAATTAAATTATATGCGTGGTGGAATCCAGCCTTATTTCCATACCAAAGACGATCTGTTTGGATAATTTATGAGATTATCACGCTTAAAAACATGGACGCCGACGGGAAATcgacaaaaacactttattgcATTCGAAAGGAAGGCATTAAGTTGCATAAACCGAGTTTGTAAATTTCTGTACATTTGTGAAACGGTCACTGTCCTCTGTTCTATAGGTATCCATGGACCTGAAAGCATGTTGAAACATCACTGTTAGCCAGGTAGGCGCCGTGATACAGTAGGATGCTTCGCTCGATTTTTGGCTATTGTCAATGTTGTACGAGTCATGTTTAAGCTCCATCTATAAATAGGATCGATACATAGAGATTTGATGTATCAAGACACTATTCTATGGCCATTATTCTAGTTAAATATGTGCCagctaaaaggaaaaaaaagcagatcTATAGTCAGAAAGATACTGTATGTTGTGTGTTACATTTCTGGCTCAATGTGTCGTAAGAGTAATGCTGTCTGGTCTCGCTTGCtgattttactttacttttttcTCTATTGGAAGTGGAGTAGGTCTCTGCGGTTGCAGAAGTGACGTGCGCTTTGAGCAGGATCTATAGCATGGTTTattcagagtttaaaaaaaaaaggataaaaaagaaTCACGATACTGTTGTAGCCGGTTGCAAACATCTCTGTGACAGCTTCGCTCAAAGCCTCTCGGCAGacactggaaaaagaaaaaaaataacaaactcATGTTTCGACAAACTTTGGAGGTTCGTGTTATTGCACTAAATTTTTATGACACACGCCACAACTTTATGGACAAATGTAATGATGGATgcccatgaaaaaaaaaaaggaaaaacaaaaaaaagacattttttactGGAGTAGGGGAAATAATCTATCAGAAAATGACAAATTGTCTTGTAGCAAAATGTGCATTAATCTCAGTGAGATACACATTTCTTACTCATTCTCATACATGAGAATATAGCATAAAGGGGAAAAAGTTCAATAACCTTTTAAAACCTACGTGCTCGTTATGTTGATAAATGATTGTACGCACGCATGTGTGATGATTTCTGTTGTACTTGTTCCTGGTAACCACTGTCTTCTGTGACTTGGGCAGGTTCTGTTAACCAGACTGGCGGTGCTAGTTCCTTGAGTTACTTAGTTTGTGTTCCTGTTTACTAAGTTAATGTTGTTCTCTGTGTTATTTTGACTGTTTCCTGAGGATTTTACATGATattgttctgggggggggggggggggggggagcaattGAATTTGTGAAGAAGCGtgaccttttctttcttttctttaacgATACGGCACTGATatatttgaatttgaatgaaGGAAATGCACCTCTTCATGGATACAGGAGCTCCATTGAGCAGTGACTGAGTCTTTACCCTGAACTTGACCCATAAGCGACTCTGTTTTACTATTTTGTCCATTTCTACCGGTAGAAAAAAGAACCCTCCTCTGTGGTGTCGTCTGGTGTACTGCTTATTGTACAGTAGCTTGTTAATATTGCAAACGcgttgtttcctctttttttttttcaatggaaAGTACTCACTGGTGAGATTTTTAAAAGTGgttttaaaagccaataaaccttttttaaagAACGTCCGCGTGGCTCCGCATTTTACTGCcgtcaataaaaaaaacctttcaaaataaaagaaaggcGGCCGAAGTACCAAAGCATCCACTAAAAAGCTTTATATTCATAACTTAATGATGATAATTGGGCGTCTGtttttacccacaatcccctgCACCTGACTGCCAGAGCGTGCAACCTTTCTGGTTACGCCGGTGTGGTGGTGGCGCGGCCTGTGCACGCGTTACAAGGCTCTGACGTCCTTTGTGGCAGGAGGTCAGAGGCCATCAGCGCTTCAGCTGACCTCAAAGAT
The nucleotide sequence above comes from Takifugu rubripes chromosome 9, fTakRub1.2, whole genome shotgun sequence. Encoded proteins:
- the rfx7b gene encoding DNA-binding protein RFX7 isoform X1, giving the protein MADDQQQPGQKPASGLGSLPALVPGLQGPEANALQFKIKNSICKSVQSKVDSILQDVEKFTDIEKLYLYLKLPSGPSSGNDKRYISSSDQSSMSSSRTQQMYAFNWIRNHLEEHQETSLPKQEVYDEYKSYCDNLGYNPLSAADFGKIMKNVFPTMKARRLGMRGKSKYCYSGLRKKAFVHMPSLPNLDLQKSGDGCELMEPTGQSPSAEDDMRSAACGLVCEWAQKVLSRQFDNVEDLARFLLNSHYIGTKSMAALTVMTGTPTGMKTPTPASAFVPTAEANTFQPQVKTLPSPSVDAKQQLQRKIQKKQQEQKLHSPLPSETPIKRTEASTPGPTIPCGSPALLSPQPTIGIVVAAVPSPVTVQRNRQLMTSPSPVGTAEGKVLPVNFQVVAQSLKQSPKTPQNISASPVSDRLARHGTRYAQILPKPSATSAITLRSPPTLLITNSPIKTVMPTSHVSSVNVVKMTAIALAPSSSNATARPASAGVTTIAASDDSQTTQSVSALTPHSPVVRPGAPVSSTTLSADAKVKSEGGNDGSASLGTEKTAVGAKEERTSKFRAASEPNFLVKCSLAPARLKNDAACSPSSVAAAGTQDSNNSNCHDSTLYLTVDNQNGTTSSSDSSAVTLVTKDPSLDARSARKRTSSTGESHVIPVKRVFISQQPLAVVDNPKPGVSAAVKRIPRPGTPARPESAPCKVTVKHTSTGPPQILALSDAPVTHSQPVVKPQALVVKPQVLSLSTDTSTGPAGNDASDQVLLQQISGDPRAIPANSGAHKASVMSDLKSTIWEEGQLDELRKQAFAQQIPAEHKQAPSDPLAIAAQPSEASGQLTLTQEMVDFAGSQPNMDYFPFNDDDMTQDSIVEELVQMEEQMKLKGLFSSCVDVSLPGQPSSNQGSLLNAHQAGATFYHSAHSSTTPVQTPTPTPTPTPTPTPTSEMTLSHSLTRESPCSRMAPITPVDSAMGRHTPISTPLSNCSSSVPPSPVECRNPFAFTPINSSITGYHDASIVSSSPVKPMQRPMATHPDKAKLEWINNRYNSSSASPLSNHSIGILPSYQDLVDDQFRKPHAFAIPGQSFQPQPRQDSSHFGRLTPISPVQQQQQQQQQQTPQQQQQQHQLVTTVTTPTKQESFAVPAPLDSKASTSSASGTFRCRSVSPAVRQRNFSGNSGPPTTTTNTATTTRAVHSPFNTTEVLSIFSNTQTVSSVHSMVQRSQSVPLSIMMQSEMLPVQAQNNTAKITTVLLSKLEADADDSVRGLGINNLPSNYTARMDLTQMLESTCGFPGGTSHQSQLPVDSSPAAFELQQHGYLTTGSGEQVNFSTGESQAQAGPGEQDPPQNQENPVPAPPQLLLQSTQQQDGEDEQQQLDFNNTVKDLLGDDGLNPSSQLVGQVASELNAVASDFSSDVRLTSDLSSSITDLNTLDSTLLFDPNQQQEQYEDSTLEELKNDPLFQQICSDTVNSGFDWLESKDQPTTVEMLG